The following coding sequences lie in one Halorarum halophilum genomic window:
- a CDS encoding type II toxin-antitoxin system VapC family toxin — protein MFCLDANVWVYYLDADLPEHEDVAPQVDALLATEPLFTTTVLQMEVVHYLANTLAESGSTVGEFLSLRDTTVADLTTADVEMGADLLHEYPNAGIGGRDATVLAAMERYGIERLWTHDGAFAEVAKEEGYIVHDPTKGSVPDDLDTLDDGDSPNDG, from the coding sequence ATGTTCTGTCTCGATGCAAACGTCTGGGTGTACTACCTCGACGCTGACCTCCCGGAACACGAAGACGTGGCGCCACAGGTCGACGCGCTCCTCGCGACGGAACCACTGTTCACGACGACCGTGCTCCAGATGGAGGTCGTCCACTACCTGGCGAACACGCTTGCTGAGAGCGGGAGCACGGTAGGCGAGTTCCTCTCGCTGCGCGATACGACGGTCGCCGATCTGACCACGGCGGACGTCGAGATGGGAGCGGATCTCCTCCACGAGTACCCGAACGCCGGCATCGGCGGCCGGGACGCGACCGTACTCGCCGCGATGGAACGCTACGGAATCGAACGGTTGTGGACACACGACGGGGCGTTCGCCGAGGTCGCGAAGGAGGAAGGGTACATCGTGCATGACCCAACCAAGGGCTCGGTACCAGACGACCTCGACACCCTCGACGATGGTGATTCCCCCAATGATGGATGA
- a CDS encoding AbrB/MazE/SpoVT family DNA-binding domain-containing protein — translation MSTDRRIDEKGRITLPKELRDRLGLEPGEEVIVELEDGSIRVRPHVVREEARNRLRGCVNADTRKRPVERIDPADLKRVWTSDLPG, via the coding sequence ATGAGCACCGACCGCCGGATCGACGAGAAGGGGCGAATCACGCTCCCCAAGGAACTCCGTGACCGTCTCGGACTCGAACCCGGGGAAGAGGTGATCGTCGAACTCGAGGACGGGAGCATTCGCGTTCGTCCGCACGTCGTCCGAGAGGAAGCTCGAAATCGCCTCCGCGGCTGCGTCAACGCGGACACGCGCAAGCGACCAGTAGAGCGGATCGACCCCGCGGATCTCAAGCGTGTCTGGACGAGCGACCTCCCCGGGTGA
- a CDS encoding helix-turn-helix transcriptional regulator — protein sequence MSTSDHPPSDLESVRERLNVVTQETRFSLLQDILGHPSELPTLKELDYVNPSKSQTTIRQHLQRLVDAGIVEEVLLPEDRRQNDLPYKFYGISASGRQFLGEHKLLRARDTLRQIYDRVEKTGDINRYETAPRPER from the coding sequence ATGAGTACGTCCGATCACCCGCCAAGCGACCTGGAGTCCGTTCGCGAGCGGCTCAACGTCGTCACCCAGGAGACGCGGTTCTCGCTCCTCCAGGACATCCTCGGGCACCCGTCGGAACTACCGACGTTGAAGGAACTCGACTACGTCAACCCGAGCAAGAGCCAGACGACGATTCGCCAGCACCTCCAGCGGCTCGTCGACGCCGGCATCGTCGAGGAAGTGCTCCTCCCCGAAGACCGGCGGCAGAACGATCTGCCGTACAAGTTCTACGGGATCAGTGCGAGTGGTCGGCAGTTCCTCGGGGAGCACAAGCTCCTCCGGGCACGAGACACGCTCCGACAGATCTACGACCGAGTGGAGAAGACGGGGGACATCAACCGATACGAGACTGCCCCGCGACCCGAGCGCTGA
- a CDS encoding DUF4330 family protein, with protein MPLIDDEGNLFGLVNVVDALAVLLVLAVVTAGAAFVLQPDAEPTEPDFATTHATLDLGTQPDYLVAQLNEGDTYSPDGTAELTVTDVHIQPQQGANGTNALLRVELRGETADTDDTQSNAISYDGAPPRLGRTLELVTDTYEVSGTITALGDGQAIPTAERQVLLSTTVDAETASSIQAGDAFTLRERTLGTVESVHVYGTANPDRKRVLLGLTLQARETGDGATFAGTILRPNASIPFRTSDYALTGELERVGATEPRGEEATRTVTLRLTDVPQELATSIQSGMTETASGETLARLTNVERESATVVLTSDDGNIYEREHPTKQDLTVTADLSVRETSTGLTFKGRTIQQGNTVVLDLGSITVEATVVST; from the coding sequence ATGCCCCTCATAGACGACGAGGGCAACCTCTTCGGCCTCGTCAACGTCGTCGACGCCCTCGCCGTCCTCCTCGTCCTCGCCGTCGTCACGGCGGGCGCCGCCTTCGTCCTCCAACCGGACGCCGAACCGACCGAACCGGACTTCGCCACCACCCACGCGACGCTCGATCTGGGCACCCAGCCGGACTACCTCGTCGCCCAGCTGAACGAGGGCGACACCTACTCGCCCGATGGAACCGCCGAACTCACCGTCACCGACGTCCACATCCAACCACAACAGGGAGCCAACGGCACCAACGCCCTCCTCAGAGTCGAACTCCGGGGGGAGACCGCGGACACCGATGACACCCAGTCTAACGCCATCTCCTACGACGGCGCACCCCCACGTCTCGGCCGCACGCTCGAACTAGTCACCGACACGTACGAGGTGAGCGGCACCATCACGGCCCTGGGCGACGGGCAGGCCATCCCGACCGCGGAACGCCAGGTGCTGCTCTCGACCACCGTCGACGCCGAGACCGCCTCGAGCATCCAGGCGGGCGACGCCTTCACCCTCCGCGAGCGCACCCTCGGAACGGTCGAGTCGGTCCACGTCTACGGGACCGCCAACCCCGACCGGAAGCGCGTCCTCCTCGGGCTCACCCTCCAGGCCCGCGAGACCGGCGACGGTGCGACGTTCGCGGGCACGATCCTCCGACCCAACGCCTCCATTCCCTTCCGGACGAGCGACTACGCGCTCACTGGCGAGCTCGAACGCGTCGGCGCGACGGAACCCCGCGGCGAGGAGGCCACCCGGACTGTCACCCTCCGGCTCACCGACGTCCCGCAGGAACTCGCCACCTCCATCCAGTCGGGCATGACCGAGACGGCGAGCGGGGAGACGCTCGCCCGCCTCACGAACGTCGAGCGCGAGAGCGCGACGGTCGTGCTCACCAGCGACGACGGGAACATCTACGAGCGCGAGCACCCGACGAAGCAGGACCTCACGGTCACGGCCGACCTCTCGGTCCGCGAGACGTCGACCGGGCTCACGTTCAAGGGCCGGACCATCCAGCAGGGGAACACCGTAGTCCTCGACCTCGGGAGCATCACCGTCGAGGCGACCGTCGTCTCTACGTGA
- a CDS encoding helix-turn-helix domain-containing protein, with the protein MAQPSTDIAREATCLRLVLDIWHPDCWTLEVTERTDAGLLGHGVYEVDGLATGRFTAFGDTTAAVAELIDAVDASPLTTSVRTVPSGHRSSSGGTGADVAPGNATRGLLVAYEEANSITTSLVSRGLIPDAPVRIRDGCERWAVLTDERRDAVRALLDEVRAEADAEVDVVRITSPEAGATPLFPEDSLSDRQREVFEVARERGYYERPRGVSAADLAAELGVSKATVLEHLRKAESKLLDPS; encoded by the coding sequence ATGGCTCAGCCGTCGACCGACATCGCGAGGGAGGCGACGTGTCTCCGGCTGGTCCTAGACATCTGGCACCCCGACTGCTGGACGCTCGAGGTCACCGAGCGGACGGACGCGGGACTGCTCGGCCACGGCGTGTACGAGGTCGACGGGCTCGCGACCGGGCGGTTCACCGCGTTCGGCGACACGACCGCCGCGGTCGCAGAGTTGATCGACGCCGTCGACGCCTCGCCGCTCACGACCTCCGTCCGGACGGTCCCGAGCGGACACCGCTCCTCGTCGGGCGGAACCGGCGCCGACGTCGCCCCCGGAAACGCCACACGCGGCCTGCTGGTCGCCTACGAGGAGGCCAACAGCATCACGACGTCGCTAGTCTCCCGCGGGCTCATCCCCGACGCCCCGGTGCGCATCCGCGACGGCTGCGAGCGGTGGGCGGTGCTGACGGACGAGCGTCGCGACGCGGTCCGCGCCCTGCTCGACGAGGTGCGGGCGGAGGCCGACGCCGAGGTGGACGTGGTCCGCATAACGTCGCCCGAGGCGGGGGCGACGCCGCTGTTCCCCGAGGACTCCCTCTCGGATCGCCAGCGGGAGGTGTTCGAGGTCGCCCGCGAGCGGGGCTACTACGAGCGACCGAGGGGGGTTTCGGCTGCAGACCTCGCAGCGGAGCTCGGCGTCTCGAAGGCGACGGTGCTCGAACACCTGCGGAAGGCGGAGTCGAAGCTGCTCGATCCGTCGTGA